The Branchiostoma lanceolatum isolate klBraLanc5 chromosome 1, klBraLanc5.hap2, whole genome shotgun sequence genomic sequence CGTTACAGACACAGGTGGACGCTCAGAACCAGGTGGTGAGGAAGCTGGAGGAGAAGGAGAGGATCCTACAGAACACTCTGGCAACCCTGGAGAAGGAGGTCAACATGAGGGCACAGGCTATGGAGATGCACAAGAGAAAGGTACAGTTACTTTAGTGGCAGGGGGGCATGACATAGGCTCAGTTACtgtagtgggaggggggcataacaTAGGCTATGGAGGTGCACAATAGAAAGGTACAGTTACtttagtgggaggggggcatgacaCAGGCTATGGAGATGCACAAGAGAAAGGTACAGTTACtttagtgggaggggggcatgacaCAGGCTATGGAGATGCACAAGAGAAAGGTACAGTTACtttagtgggaggggggcatgacaCAGGCTATGGAGATGCACAAGAGAAAGGTACAGTTACtttagtgggaggggggcataacaCAGGCTATGGAGATGCACAAGAGAAaggtacagttactgtagaggGAGGGGGCATGGTAAAGGCTATGGAGATGCACAAGAGAAAGGTTCAGTTACTTTAGTGGAAGGGGGGCATAACATACAGTACACTGTAGGCTAtgatggagaggtcaccacagaAACTGTAgaaataaaactacatgtactgcaaacatttcaagatttacagtatgatactTTGTGTCAGGGGGCTGTCAGACTTGTGCATATGTCAAGTTCATATGAGGTCTGTGTTTACATTTTTAAGGGCTTAGGTTTACGGGGAAGAAGTTTTAGAATTTATTTTGACCCACTGCTGGGTAGCCTTGTTAtcgaaacaaataaaaaacgACTTCTTTTCCTGCAAACTAATTTAAGAAAATGTCAATACTGAACTCATTCGGATTTGATACATGCACAAGTATGAACCCtccttaaccttctctctgctgccaaactctgtaacGAATAGtatgggtgccaaacggctacttcactgtgctaaaggttaagcggTGCAAATAGTTAAACTTTGCAGCTGTGGAGTGCCTTTAtgtttacagtaacagttttcCTTATTTGGCAGGCTGtcttaagatttacagtaacagttttcCTTGTTTGGCAGGCTGTCTTAAGATTTTCAGTAACAGTTTTCCTTGTTTGGCAGGCTGTTGAGTCGTCACAACTGGCGAACGACCTGAAGTTCCACCAGGATGACATCCAGCGCCAGGCGACGCACCTGGAGGAGCTCATCAAGGAGAAATCAGCTGCTGTGGAGAAGGAACAGTTCAAACATAGAAGAACACAGGTACGTTGGTAGCAGCTTTGTAGTCCTATGGAATCTTTCAGCTGTCTCTCTGCTGAAATATCTCGCCATCTCAGGGCAAAAGAATGTTTCAAATCATCGTGTAAATCTGACAGATGTTGATTAttaatatgaaaccaatccatccagccattcttcacacacacgcacacacacacacacacggggcAACACCCCCATTTTATGTATTGATGCATATATTGATTATCAATTTTCAATaagataaacacacaaaaaacagtttCTTCATTATGAAGAGGCACTCTTCTCTGCAGCAGTATGTTCTTGATTTTTTCTTAGACGGCAAAATTTCAGAAAATTATAGATCATAAAATGTGTGGAAGTTTGAAGACAATTATGCGACCTGTATGTGCTTCAGAATCTGTTTATGCTAGATGTTTTCACATAAATTCTCACGAGTTTAGCTGTTTTCACATGAACTCTCACAAGTTTAGCTTTTTTTATTACTCTTTGTTGACCAAAATTGGTAGAGAAAGCATGTTGTAATACTTCCTGTCTGTTGATGCTCCATCCATGGAGATTAccaacttctgttttttgtccCCACAGGAGGAATGTTCCAGTTTACGGAGAAAGCTGGACAGACAAAAGAAGTACGACTTCTTTGAGAATGCAGACGAGGTTCTAATGGAGGAGATCAAAACTTACAAGGTGAGGCAGAtcttcatttgtttttgtttttattgatcAAGCAGAAAATGTACAGGatacagaggtgatgcactatTGGAAACAGCTAATATTAACAGCACCGCTGAAAAAGTTAAACTgacaaagatttaaaaaaaggtacaagagctatctaccattcAAAATCACAACCAtggtatgtccagaacatgagatgcAGTACAGCAACAAGCCGCTTATCAAAGGTAATATCGAAACAGTAACACAGCATTTGGATTGGGCAGGTCGGGATTGAATAGAAAGTTTAAAAGAGTGTTATATTTGGAATTGTGAATAGTATATTGAAGGGTTTATTAGTAGGAAAGTCAAATCAAGTTTACAGCATTTAGTGTTGAcaaaatttgcatgtttggatTCAAAGCAAAACATTTCTTAGGACAAGAAAGGTTCTTCCAATacctcgatgaaggttagacatccaggtaataagatatgctaaaatcagttacttaagcaacttttccaaaatcatatccaattgcttgagtaactgctatttggcgtaaaGGTACTTCTAATTTaaccaatttttgttttgaattccAGCAAAAACTTACATGTCCTTGCTGCAACACCAGAAAAAAGGATGCGGTTCTCACCAAGTGTTTCCATGTCTTCTGCTTCGAATGTGTCAAGACGAGATACGACACCAGACAACGCAAATGTCCCAAGTGCAACGCGGCTTTCGGTGTCAACGATTTCCACAGATTATATATGTAGCAATCTTACCATTCCTTACTGCCTGTTCCTATAATTGTTGTGAACACAAAAGCATTTTGTGTTGGTAGTCTTTCCTAACTAGATGTCCTCAAGACTTTAGCTTTCAAAGCAGAAATTCATGCCAGTTTCAGTCACCTCAGCCAAACTACTGTATTGCTTGTGTgcatttctgaaacattttcaaaGGCTAAAGTAACAATGAGAGAAATGCAGGACCAGGCTTTATGTGTATAATGTTAGCAAAATGGTACTCAGGACCAAGAAAGAGGAAAATGGCATATGTTGATGTTAGGAAAATATTATTTGCTAAAGATTtatgggtacatgtacatgctacaTTCTTTCACAGTTGAAGAGCAatgtgtattgtactgtatgtTTGCAGTACACAATTGCACATCTGTGGTAATTTTTCACAGGTTCATTTTTTATTAGCTCGAAAGTTTACCTGTGTTGGTAGGAATCAGTCTGAAGCTGAGTTGAACTGTGATTTCCAGCACAAAAATCGGAACTACTGTGCCAAAATTTTTGGACTGTCCAATTCTAATGGCAGTCACATTAGACAAATCAAAGAAGGAATCTTTGACACAGAAGCAAACTATTTTGCAAGAGGAGTGAAAGAGGCCATTTACAACggggctttacaaccatcccaaAGAGGTGAGGCAGTGGGATGTGCACCATAAAGTTTGTAccacttatgatccactgctcaccaagtcacATGCTATACCCGTATGATGTGATGTTTCCAAATCGGTGGATTCTCCATTTTTTGGACTGACTGTAGTTGGACattcaaaaatttgggtaagtccaatttttatgTTGGGAAATgtcagttcaactttgcttcaggattcatttttattattattattttttttctttttatcccCGGCCTCAGCAGTTGGAATGGATCTAATGTTGTAGAGTTTGAGTTTCACTGCCATGGAAGTTGAGCTAAATTCTGTCTTGTAAACGGTCGTTGCCTTTTGAAACGGTCACCGTCTATTTACGTGTGTTGGCACGCTCTGTCCACACCGTGACGGTACATTGCGAATTGATTAAGGATTGAAATTTAGGCTTTAAACCTGAGGTGGTGCACTTTCCTCTTTTTTCCttaatttttttaccatttaTCATGATACTGTCATACATTGGTATCTGAAATGTTGCGTTATGTACAAATTTTGCTCCTtgtcagcccccctccctcaaatGTTATGAAATACTCGGATATGGTCAGCAATATAGCGACAaccgtttcaaatggcgacGTTCGTTTACGAGACAAACATGTGGAAGTTGACAGAACCTTCATGTTCCATGATGTAGTAGGCTGGATGATACATATATCATGGTCAGTCATGTGCCAGAATGTCAATAAACCACTACATACAAGAACAAAGTACATATAGTGATGTACTTGTTATCTTCTTTTGGTACATAGTTTTACAAATAGAAAGCCATGTGTGCTTGGGTCTATTTTACATACTGTAAGCCTTGAAACTCTGGtgcttttatttttgtggcGACCACAGCGAATTCATGAATATgtgtttgcaatttacagcatacattttctcattttgcagctgctttgtacaataaaCAGCATGCCcgaaatttttgtgtgaaaaggacgaaaattgatacacttgcagatgtcatccatataatcagatcaacatggcctaaagtaAAAAGACCACACCATAGACAACATTTAATCTAGCATCCACTCCTATTCTAGATGACGTTGCATATGTTTGGCTACTGTTTAGCTAATACTTTTTCTTTTAGCTTGCTGTAAACAAGAACCTGACAAAATAGGAAGCCTTATAGAAAcgcctaaaagacgtcaaaaaaaGCTGtggccgaacctctgcttgccAATGGAGAGTGATTCCCCGCCCAAATTCCAACATGTAAGCATTGTCATGAACCTGACTTTGCACTCTTCCTTGTATGAACTTTAATTTCCAACGGCTCCATAATACAGGGTACAACTTAAACCAGAATTGAGATGCTAAGCATTCCAATAGTAGCATAGTGTATGGTATAAGTAGAAATATAGAGCACGACATGGCTTTGAAAAAGTGCATTAAATGTCCAACTGCTAGGGTTACACAGTCAATGTTGATAACtaatgatttttcacaatagGGATGtcagctggtagcagcctcacagttgagctcctggttccaattagttggtaactgggagaccccaggtTTAATCCTGGGCAGGGcgtctcggttggggctgcacccatctttccgAAAATGGcagtcccgtgttcgaggaggtgcctcgagcatgctaaatggaaagggctagcaacccctccctataaaaatatatcctgctactgaaacagccaggaaacttgctgccctacaaTGTATGTCCCACTAGTCATAGccacaaccaaggaggttaaaattccTTGCCACAACACAGtaacaagggtctgaacgaacgactGTTCACATGAATCCCATGGCAGAATCCACGTCTGCATACTCCGTCTTCCAGtggtcttgtttttcttccacctTCTGCGTGGCGGGTCCCACCTGTGTGGTGAGCACGGACACCACCCGACCCCTCGGTTTGTCCTCCACGGGTTTCGGGAGGGGGGCTTCCACCGTCAGAACACCGTCTTCGGCCAGGTTGGACGTGACGGTCAGCGGATCCACCCCCTCCGGGAGCAGGTACTGCCGATTGAACTCCCGGGAGACGAGTCCGTGTTGGTCGTGGGTTTCTTCGTGTTTCCCGTGGACGTGCACCTTGTTGTCGATGGTCTTTACAGTCAGGTCTCCGGACGAGAACGCGGATACGTCCAAACGTGCCACAAACTTGCCATCCTGCACGCTTACCTCAGAGAACCCTTCTTTATCCGACTTCAGACGACGGCGGGGAATGACGTACCCACCCGGTGAGGTCGGCGGCCCGAAGTCGGAAAACTGAAGACCCTCTCCGAAAGCCTGGTCGAGAAGACGAGAATGATATTTCGGGAAGTCGAAGCTGAAAGTCCGCGACCACAGAGGCCCGAGCATAGCAGACGGAGACACCGGCTCGTAGTTGAAATTTCCCGGGGAAAGATACACAGCGCTCCCTGGACGCCCTCCCTCTGCCATTATCACAGTTTTCACTTCAAGTTCTATAACATAAATCAAGAAAAAGACACAAATCCCAGGGGAAACGACAGAGGCACTTGCGCCCCCTTCTCTCTCTTTTCGGTCCCAGACAGTTCAGTACACTCTTGTAATCGAATATCTCAGTGACTCATACCACCGCTTTTGGAAAACATGACATCCCAGAAATAGTACAGTGGGCTTAGTCAGCTCACCAAGGGTCACATCTGATATGTTTATGACAAATACTGCATTTGACCGACTGCTACTGTTGCTGTTGCAAGCTCCCCTTTCACTAGACGGCGCTCgttgagcgaccgtacagcgaccaaaattagatATTTTCAAACCTTCATTTCATAATTAGAGCTGATgcaaaaagtatgatttaaacaATAAAAAGCAACAcacaaaatatttaaaaaattgttATCTATCTAGACTATGATATTCGATGAGCGATCTCTCAAATCATTGGTCGCTCAGCGTCTAGTAGTAACAAGAGATGTCTTGCTTCGTTGTTCGCCCAGAAACACGGATGTTGCCAGATATGTGCCTATTCATTGAACAACGCACAGGCATCTGCTAATGTACGCTATGGTCTCTTATCAACTGACACGTACGTGTACCTTGTCACAATCGCAAAGCAAAAATTTATGTGAAAGATGCCGTATCAAATTCGAAGTTTCAAATAGCCATATGAACTGTACGTCTGGTAACGGTTCAAAGGACATTGGCTGTCAAGAGATACAGAACAGAGCTTTATTTGCCTACACACCATTAATGTCAATGACAGCCAGCGGTCGTCTCGCCATATGGGGAATGGATATGAATTGGTGCCAATATGCCTACCCCCCATAGTAGGCGTAGGTTTCTCTAAACTAGAGTCTAGACATTTTTGATGGCTGTCCTTTTATGATATGTACCCTAAAGGTTCAGGCAAACATTCAGGACCAttccacgactttgctcccgaccactcccgaCAAACACAACCCAACAaagtcggcgctgggttgggagtagcccgGGGCACATTTTGTTCTAGGTCAAATTCTCTTATCTGAATGCATCTAACAaagaatatgacttttccgatttttgtttatgaaaattcatagtCGGCTGGCGCAGACCACTTTTGAAGACTAATAGGGAACctcgccgaccaactcccaaccacagattaCCTTGCTCGCGACTTACTCCCAAACAATGGTCTGGAGATGGTCGGCTATGAGTGAGAGGGCTTCAGCGGTCGTCTCGCCATATacatgaagaactttattgcgcgactattgtagcaggtacaaagtatggcaacgaCAGTAAACATAGCctgaacaagacataagtatggaataaaactattcactacaacaaaatgactatcttaggctttacatgattcaagttgggctaattttgagtatcattattttttctaataacaaaacaatcttttatatatttgcctattttaacactgtatgagctgttgcatttaaatacatagtcaaatctatctgtggcatgcCCATGGAATTGGTGCCAATTGGCATAGCCTGCATGCACAGGAAGCGTGGATATTCTAATGAATGTACTTATACGATATGTAGATAAGGAAACACTTGCTTG encodes the following:
- the LOC136440954 gene encoding alpha-crystallin B chain-like, with product MAEGGRPGSAVYLSPGNFNYEPVSPSAMLGPLWSRTFSFDFPKYHSRLLDQAFGEGLQFSDFGPPTSPGGYVIPRRRLKSDKEGFSEVSVQDGKFVARLDVSAFSSGDLTVKTIDNKVHVHGKHEETHDQHGLVSREFNRQYLLPEGVDPLTVTSNLAEDGVLTVEAPLPKPVEDKPRGRVVSVLTTQVGPATQKVEEKQDHWKTEYADVDSAMGFM